Within the Rosa rugosa chromosome 2, drRosRugo1.1, whole genome shotgun sequence genome, the region GAGTGCCGATGGTGTGTTGGCCATTCTTTGCAGACCAGCATACAAACAGTTACTACACTTGCAATGAATGGGGAATTGGCATGGAGATCAATAACAAAGTCAAGAGAGACAATGTGGAGAAGATTGTCAAGGAGTTAATGGAGGGAGACAAGGGCAAGAAGATGAAAAACAAAGTCTTGGAGTGGAAGAAACTAGCAGAAGAAGCCACTGCTCCACATGGTTCTTCATCAAAAAACTTGAAGGATTTAGTGAATCAAGTCCTATTAAAAAAAGGCACTTAGTTCTGCTGCatgttgttttgtttgtttaatcAACTGAAAAGGTGTAATTGGCCTGTTCTTATATCTCAATAACAGCTTTTGTAGCTTGATTTCAATTATATCATTTGTTTTGTTATATATCGTTCATGGTTTTGTTTAACCTTAAGTTaaagggaaaaactcacaaacagtacctgaacttcaagccactaataactttcgtacctcaagttcaaaaaatatcagattggtacctgaacttctgaccccaacccaatatcagtatctgggaacagtaaaatcgttaacggagttaatttttgaagggtaaatctgttatttcactgttcatcatctccaaaactcttccctctctctctgcaaacccagatctttcattatcttcttcatacctcacacacacaaacccaaatcgaccaaaggagaggtgagaggtgagaggagttggtggtggatgggacggtggctattgaagaagtgaaaggttggttgatagtggtgatgaggtatgaagaagaagaagaagaaatctagtattgcagagagaggggagagttttggagatgatgaatagtgaaatgacagatttgcccttcaaaaattaaccccgttaacgattttaTTGTTCCTAGATACTAATATTTGGTCGGGGtaagaagttcaggtaccaatctgatattttttgaacttgaggtacgaaagttattagtggccgataagtcaggtactgtttgtgagattttccctAAGTTAAAATAGTAATgatataaagttataaactcAGAGATCGTACCAAACTTTAAGATTTGGTTGCGCATCATGTCAGATATTAATGATTATTTCAATTGTACGAGCCTACAAAGCTACATTCTTTCAATAATGGAGTTGCCCCAGGTCCCAGAGGTAGGATTGGTTGGTCAAAAAATTGAAGAATGTCCTTTTATCTGGTCCCTAAGATTGAATTCATTAGCCACAAGAAAGGGAAATCGTGTAAGCACAGTAGCTTCACAAATGCTTATTTGCACTCCACAGATAATGCAACCACCAACATTACAACCACTCTGAAAGAAGCTTCTCACACTACTCTATGCACTCATACATGAAAACAATTCATTCATCCAAGATTCCATTAACAGAATAAGCTTATTCCTCCTAGGGATCAAATCTCAAACTGGTGCTGTCAACCAAGCCAGTGGAATGCAATGACTTGAGTATAAACTCAGAAGCAAAACTGCAGACCACATATCTAATTATCTGGAGGACCCATGTGCTTAAGAGACACAGTGGCATTGATTGTAAGCTTAGTGTAGGTCTCAAGTTGATCATTGAAATTGATAAAGAAAGATTCGTACTGACCACAGATTATCAAAAAGTTGAGCCCCAAATCTTTATCGAAACCATCAACTTTATAAGATATAGTAATGTGGATAATCCAACACTAATGGATTCATGAATTTAAACTTTTCTTCTGtatgttttatatgattgaataaTTCACAAAACAGAAAACTCACATATAACTGCCCGGCATATAATATCTATATTCAGGTGAAACCTAATTATTTATGCTCCCAACATAAACTACCCGGAAAATTATAACACATGAACCCTACTTGATGGAGATCAAATTTGTATCACATAAAAGCACTAcgtattattaaaaaaaaaattaaaaaattaaaaccttTACCACTATTTATTGAATATAGGACTAATACTCCCCTtccaacaaaagaaaagggcTAATACTGCTTGCAAATTTATCATGTCAGCAGTTGAAATAGGACTAGTTGTAAATATAATGCAGAAGACCAGttgtaattttgtttttacttaCTTGGAACTTGGGGTTTTGGCTCAGTGTATATAAGAAAACTTTCAGATGGCATAGATGTTGCCATAAAGATTTTCAGTGTAGAATTAGAAGGGGCATTCCACAGTTTGATATTCACTATTCAGTGTGAAATGCTAGCAAATCTGCGTCGCCGAAATCTTATCAAAGTCATCAGTTGCTGCAGTCAAATTGATTTCAAAGCCATCGTATTGAATTACATTCCTAATGGGCTAGGGAGCCTCGAAAAGTGGTTGCACCATGCGGACTTTTCTTTGAACAAtttgtagaggttgaatatAATGATGGATATGAATCACCTTCATCAGGGTTATGAATCACCTGATGTACATTATGATTTAATTTGAAGCCAAGCAACATACTACTAGATGATGATATGGTTGCAAATGTTTCTGATTTTGGCATTGCAAAACTCTTAGGCGGAAGAGATTCTATGACTCAAACCATGACCCTTGCGACAATTGGATATATGGCTCCAGGTGACGTACTATTCCTATTTTATCTTTCAATTTTCTATTATGCATGTGATCCTTAATAATGGAagtcttatttatttatttttttttattatttttttgtgtgcAATTTTTCTTGTGCAGAGTATGGAATGGAAGGAATGGTTACTACAAGAGGGGATGTGTACAGTTTTGGTATTGTGCTTCTGGAAACATTCACAAAAAGGAAGCCAACAGATGAGATGTTTGACGGGGAAGTGAGTTTAAAGAAACGGGTGGCAAATTCACTATTTGCAGATGTAATAGTTGAAGTTGTTGATGGAAGTTACTTGGGATTGAAGAAGATGAGCTTTTGTCAGCAAGAGAGAGTACTTACCAACCATTATGAGATTTGCTCTTGCTTGTTGTGTAGAATCACCGGAAGTATGCAAGAGGCTCTAGCCACCCTGAACAAAATCAAGATCAAGTTTTTGATGGATGCTGCAGGAGGTCTCCTGTTGAACCATCGTCTTATTGCTGCCCTTTGATTGATGGGTATATTCTTTGATTCAGTCCTTTGTTGATGTAATAGTATAAATGTTGGACTCTGCGACTTGAGGTTATTAGTTGGTAACGTTGTGTTCAACAATAACTTGGTAATTCCATCCGGCATGCAATTCCCACTTTGTTTATGCATGTTCTGCAGCATTGAACATTGTTTTGCTTTGAGACTGCTAGCTGCTTGAAATCAACCAAAAATTAATACTTAGAGTAACTTCTGCTATCTTCTATTTCTGGACTCTTCATATCATTCAAGAGTCAAGATTCCAACAACAATCCAATTAGACTAAAAGCCTCAATCCAAAGTTGATCAAATAGTAAGGTTTTGTTCTGCTTCTGCATCATGGTTTTAAAATGGTTAGAGAAAAAGACATGCGATTCTAGTAAACCTGGCCTTGAAAATTATGTGTTTATTTACAGGGAAAAGAATCTGGAAGAAATATCAAACAGCACAAAAAAACATAATCACAAGTTCACGTCTATACTAAAAGTGACATCAaacagccaaaaaaaaaaaaaggaaactagAACAAAGGCAGATATATCAAAGCCAAGAGTTGTTCTGGAAATGGTTCTTTGTGCATGTACCAGAAAGATATTCTGATTTGCCTTTGATATTGAAGACTGCGACAAGCAATAATTTGAAAAGATAGAAAAATGCACTTTCCTCATAAATGAATGTGATAAATTTATCAAACCCATAGTGTCCCATATATGTATGGATTGAGATGCCATTACACTTTGCAAGCTAGTAGCTTTGTGCTATAATTCAATATCAACCGACTTAAGAGTCATGTTTTCATGGCCAGAAGTGAACGTACAGCAAGATTACACATAGCGAATGAGATTGTTTATAGGAGACTAGAGACAATGgacaaaaaaaagagagtaaaGAATAAGCCAAGTTCTTAGGTCGATAACAAAACCACATTCTTTGCAAGTTTACAGTGAGAATGCAAGTACAAGATCCACCAAGGTTCAAGTGAATTTGAAGGACTAGTTACCAAGAGATTCTGGCTGCCTTCTAAGCAATGGAACATCTACAAAAGAGAAAAGTTCCTCAAACTTGCAGAGTTCTACTCTTGGCTCCCCTTCCCTGCATCAAAGGAAAACACAGCATAAAAACTCGGTTAAACTTTCAAGAGAAGGTGGATACCATGTTGAATGGGAGGAAataaaacagaatttaaatctaAAAGGAAGCACGATCGAGTCCATACCAGGTATATTAATATGTATGCTAGCAAATACTGTGACTTGAGGAATAACATAAGTGGTGAAGAGTTGATCTGATTTTGTCCGCCAACCATTTGAATTTGTACTCACAAGAGGAATGTAAGTATAGACAGCTAGCATGACCTCAGACATAGTCACTAGGTTTCATTGTTGTTCAATGGAACTTCAGACTATTCATTTTACAGTATACAGGGTTCTGTGATAAGAGCTTCCTATgcctttattaatttattttactACACTAGCTAAGAACTCAAGCTTTGCATGAAGTCGGAAATGTTTTGTAATGACGAGCCATCGTTATAGTTACAATGTTCATAGGGCCAAATCATGAATTTCAACCCACGGTAACACTTCATTTAAGCTGAAAGGAGAGAAGGCATTTGCAGTCTAGAAGTAACAGAATGAACTTCTAAAGGGAACTTTTTCTAAAACTTTCAAGTCTCAAGAACAGCAACTTTAGATGACTTTGAAATATTATGTCTCGGAACATCCAAAAGAATTGTAATGGGAAACAGTTTATGGGTATGTAACACCATCTGATTATGGTGATGTTATTAAATGCTAGATTCCAATTGACACCAGCAATCAGTCAACGGAAAAATGCAGGGTCGGAGGTTTTTTGCTTGCCaaaattaaaaccaaatgtaTGTGGAAGAGCAAAAGGGGCACTGCAACAAGCACTAATATCAAAGAACAGACCTTCATTACAAGGGTTTGCCTTACGGTTGTCTGACTATGTAACAATAAGAACTGAACCTTTCTTCAACACTAGCACTGCAACAAGCAGCAATAACTAAAGTTTTCTTTTGGGTCAGGAGTGATACCAAGGGACTGAAGAAATGATTGTACGTACAAAATTATGTATCCATATATCCTTTTTGATTAGTCCATAGTTCTTGGAGACTCAGAACACTATGCAGGTTGATAGCTTTGTTCTGAACTTACAAGATCAATGGACTCATGAATACTGTTTTCATCATAGAGATGTGTGTGCATCGAGTTAAAGATGTTACATGTGATTGTTTGCTGGACAAAATAGACCATTTAAGAAAAAAACATTTTTGTCAGCAAACACATTGTTAGTTTGCATTTGTTAGTTCAAGGCTGTGCTCAACAAGTAGTTACCATTtaccaagattttttttttgattttgtcaaggggaacccaaaggcttcctaggcccaagataaaccccttcggcgcatgtgaaatgctccaactgtgcattgcagcacagtgcctcgccactttgacagcttcggggttcgaacctaggttggggagcacacccaactaggcaagaaccactatgccacttgcagtggtttacCATTTACCAAGATATTCCAACTGCATTCTGCTTCAATCCATAAAATATCTACAGATAACCTAGTTCCTGATTTGACAGAGTTTGACTCTCCCTTCCATTTCCCTGCATAGCACATAAAATTAAACATTAGAAAGCTAATTATGAGAGGAGTGCAACATGTATGCGAGAACTACAATGACAGGTTGTAAATAATTATGACATGCTACTTTAAATACTGAGTTATTACATGCATGGACAGTTGAATCGTAATGATGAGAAGGACTgcaacaattacaaagtttatGAATTCAGGTGTCTTTAAATACTCGCAAAGTTTCATCATTAGCTATAACATGTAAGGATGAGTTTCCATattctcataaaaaaataaaaaattaaggaTGAGTTTCCAGACTATTTCTATTTACAGTGTAAATGGCTTTCTGATAAGACGGATCATATATTTTAGACTCATATCAAGTGTGAGTTTTTGTTAATGTACTAACTTAGAGCATAATCATAGCACTActtataataaaagaaaaaaaaataaaaaaataaacctTTACCACTATTATTGAAAATAGGACTAATATATACATGTCATTATCAGCAACTCAAATTTATCACATTAACCATTTCATTCCTGTTAAAATGATTCATTTGCAATAacatataacacacacacacacacacacacacatatgaaAGAAATAGAGTTTGTATTTCCACCTACTCATTCATAAGAAGCCAGATTCATAAAGCAAAgattaataaaaatgaaaaataaaaagacaacACACATGTAGCATATAATACAAGAAATCATATGGATGAAAGGTTCTTCTGTGAAAAACTTTGCAAATATAAGGATACGGAAAGCAGAACAGTAAAGTATACAAGGAAGCTCATGCAATCAAAATTAACAAGTTTTTAGATATACCAAATCAGAGGATGCTTTGTTTCGTTTGCTTTACCCTAGAACTTGGTCCAAGGATAATTTTCTTTCAACATGCTAACTATACTCTCAAGCCTGCTGGCCCTAGCTTTAAGCACTGAAACCCGTTTCTCAATTGGAGAGCTGCTGCTAGCACATTCATTGTCAACGATGCTTGCCATCTCATTATCTGAACTTCTTGCATTACTCCTCATCACAGTTTTCAGGTTTCTTTCGGCCTTGAATCTTCCAATCAAAACTTCATTCAACATGTCCTCTGTCACCAATCTCTCTGAGTTTATAGTGTCAACAGAACTTTCTGCAATTGAAGATGCCAGATCTTGACCTTGACCTGATAATTTCTCACTGTCATCACACGTTCTAGTTTCACCATTTTTATGTTTCTTAGAATTTTCAAAAGTTTCTGATTTACTTGGTCCATCTTCGTCTATCAGACCTCTAGCTTCCAACCTCTCTGACTTCATAGTATCAACAGAACTTGCTCCAATTGAAGATGCCAGACTTTGAACTTGACCTGCTAACTTCTTACGCTGACCACATGTTCTCGTATTTAcatttttctgtttcttacaATATTTCCAAATTTCTGATAAAGTTAGTCCATCTTCGTCCACTGAACATCCAGCTTCCATTACGCTACATTTGGGAGGAAATCCCAGCGGAACAAGGAAATCATCACCTTCATCTGAGTACTTTGGAACAGAAACAGAAGGAAGAGTGAAATCATTATTCTTCTTCCGTTTCTTAGAACCCTCTACAGCTTTCTCTGGGGCAGAGCCAGGATCTACAGGGGCAGGTTTAGCCCTAGGTAGGGATCCTCCCATGCATTTTGATTTTTCTAATTTTGGCATGGTGGACTTTTTGAGACCCGACACTGATTCCTTCCACCACTTCAAGTATCTTGTGCTAATATCTGCCTTTGAAAGCCTGGATGGAACATACAACCTTGCATTCTGAATTTCCTTGATGTAATGATTCCAGGCTATATCAGAACTTTGATTGGATCGAGCCACAATGCATGGAATGTCTTGATCGAAACCAAATTGCATTGCTACTCTATGCGGAAGGTACTGCTCAATGGTACTGAATCCAGCTAACTCACTAACCCTCAAGCATCTGAAAAATGAATGCAACTCATCATCCAAACCCCAACAATCTGATACATGCATTTCCTCTACAGGATAGTACTTAGGCAACTGCCAGTTTTCAATGGTCAAGGCATAAGGACGCCACTTGAAACCATCTCCGGCAGATTCTAAAACCTTCCtcaagttttcaacttccacgCCACTTACTTTGTCCCATCGAGCCAATCTTGGCTGCGCAAAATTGATCATTCTGGGATTTGGACTCAGCTCTACAAATCTTTCCCACGCCCAAAGTTGAACAAACTGAAATGGTGACTTGATGCTGAGTTTTATAGCATCACAACCTGTCCTTAACTTACTTGTATCCACAATTGCGCATTTCAACAAACTCAAGTCCTTATAAATGCTAGCAAGAACAGCAGGTGCAAATGCAATTCGGGTTCCCCTAGCTAAACGAATTGCAATTGGGAATACATGCTTTTGTATTGTACTACGAGCATCCGGAAATACATACCTTGATAACCAAAATGCAAGGAATGCTTCGTGCTCCAATAAAGTCCCACTGTTCATGAATTTCTTCAACCATAAGCTAGTAGAAGGTCTATGCGACGCACCCCTGTTTATCTCTGTTCGCTCTTGATTAAGTTTCTCTTCTATTTCCTTGAGCTCTCTGCTTTCAAGAGGGCTGAAAATCGACTCTCCAAGAACGGAATAGCCGCCCATCACCATAACATCCTCCAATGTGATTGTTGCTTCACCCCAAGGAAAAATGAATGTATTAGTCTCAGAACACCACTTTTCTGCAAATCCATATACCAAATcgttttttcttcttatttcatAGGTCGAATTGAAGATGGCTTCATATATGCCAGCTGTCTTCCACGTAGATTGGTGGACTGGAGCCAATTGATCAACCCAAGCATTCCAATCATCTTTTTGACCCTTAACTCTCCATCCAGGGA harbors:
- the LOC133734468 gene encoding receptor-like serine/threonine-protein kinase At1g78530; translated protein: MVANVSDFGIAKLLGGRDSMTQTMTLATIGYMAPEYGMEGMVTTRGDVYSFGIVLLETFTKRKPTDEMFDGEVSLKKRVANSLFADVIVEVVDGSYLGLKKMSFCQQERVLTNHYEICSCLLCRITGSMQEALATLNKIKIKFLMDAAGGLLLNHRLIAAL
- the LOC133734467 gene encoding uncharacterized protein LOC133734467 — protein: MEESPIQEQEDALLVSPTGGGDPFHKKAYFLKPIVPISSIDREPPFKLPQCPFRFDPKKWPLEVEFHGWRQGQEDWNSWVDRLAPLHQSTWKRAGIYDAIFNSKYQIRRKTDLVFGFAEKWCSETNTFIFPWGEATITLEDVMVLGGFSVSGDSIFSPLESIELKEVEERLIKVRKEVKRAKASKWLQKFVNSQSELEHEAFLAFWLSRYVFFDGDSLIQKRVFPLAIHLARGTRIALAQPVLADIYNDLSLFNNTIVASNELNTGDCVLNVKLKSPFQLVQVWAWERFLELRPIFNVIKYGEPRLARWHKANGLSIENLRSVLDSAGDAFMWRPYAMAIENWNFPKYYSEKEMWVGPGLDDEFLQFSMFLRVTKLVGFNTRKQYFPHRVAMQFGYDQDIPCKIAQSKVSRKHCSDKPEIVGFYIPSTLSEPNVSARYLKWWNESVSGLKDTSEAAMPQKKKAKRMEGSLVRAKQSPVHPEYPLKKNLERSKKRKRKESLCFRQSAPDIMVEEKEELMVSPTGGDPFPKKAYYLKPVVPSSTEKPPFKFPTESFSPLPSDFEPRKWPLEVDIPGWRVKGQKDDWNAWVDQLAPVHQSTWKTAGIYEAIFNSTYEIRRKNDLVYGFAEKWCSETNTFIFPWGEATITLEDVMVMGGYSVLGESIFSPLESRELKEIEEKLNQERTEINRGASHRPSTSLWLKKFMNSGTLLEHEAFLAFWLSRYVFPDARSTIQKHVFPIAIRLARGTRIAFAPAVLASIYKDLSLLKCAIVDTSKLRTGCDAIKLSIKSPFQFVQLWAWERFVELSPNPRMINFAQPRLARWDKVSGVEVENLRKVLESAGDGFKWRPYALTIENWQLPKYYPVEEMHVSDCWGLDDELHSFFRCLRVSELAGFSTIEQYLPHRVAMQFGFDQDIPCIVARSNQSSDIAWNHYIKEIQNARLYVPSRLSKADISTRYLKWWKESVSGLKKSTMPKLEKSKCMGGSLPRAKPAPVDPGSAPEKAVEGSKKRKKNNDFTLPSVSVPKYSDEGDDFLVPLGFPPKCSVMEAGCSVDEDGLTLSEIWKYCKKQKNVNTRTCGQRKKLAGQVQSLASSIGASSVDTMKSERLEARGLIDEDGPSKSETFENSKKHKNGETRTCDDSEKLSGQGQDLASSIAESSVDTINSERLVTEDMLNEVLIGRFKAERNLKTVMRSNARSSDNEMASIVDNECASSSSPIEKRVSVLKARASRLESIVSMLKENYPWTKF